The genomic DNA TCTGCAATCACGTGCTAAGGGAGCCGGTGCAGACCAACTGTGGACATCGATACTGTAGAGCATGCGTGCAAGAGTTACTCAGGTAACATAAAAGAGCAACCGCTTTTTGCAGTGATACTTTTTACTCTGTTCATGTGATACAGTAAAAGTTAGCATATAAGAACCTATAGAATTTAAGAACATGGTACTAGGCTAAAGATATCACTGTTGAAGACCTTTACATAAGAGCCTATTTTAGCCTTATCTTTTAATTAAACAtattcttcatttacaaaatcaGCTTGTAATTTTCATGCAACTGGAACAAAATGCAATACAAGGAATGAGTATCTATAAAAATTCCATATGCATTCTTCATACTAAATATATGCAACACAGCTGCCACTGTCACTGAACCAATTTAAGAACCTAAATGGCCTAAAACTCCACTAAATACCATTTTTAGAGGACCTTTTCAGCCTGCCTTGGAAAAATCAAGGTTCTTATGCGAGGGTTTTTACTGTAATGATATACCATTTCCTTCCTCTACTTTGAAACCTGATGAATTTTCAATGTTGAAGGAAATTTCAAGTCTCGAAGCCTTTAATTTGCACTTGGTTTCACTTTGGGAGTTCTCTTGTTTTTCATGTTGGTTTTTCTTTGGCTGACCGACCAAACCCCTTTGCATGTATGTATTTGTTAATTCTTGGTATCAAGAAAATAAagcaacacaaacaaaaaaaaaaaataggaaaaaacaaaacaaagaaaggacATAAACAACGgtaattcattttattttttgtcttttaaataCATTAACTTACAAAAATCTGGCATTTTGATTACGGTTCGGGCCACACTCAAGACACGGTTTTTGTTTCCAATACGGACCTCTCGATTAGATGTCTTCCCTCAAATGTTTTACAGGTCACCCCTTTCCAAATGCTTACTGGACAACGAAGAAATCAAGAGAGAGGAGGTAAGCAAAAAGATCCTATCAGACCATTTGGAAATCTTAAATGATCACCGATCTCTTGTAAACCATGAAGCAaaggaaatacatgtaataatgtgACTGCAAATTGGGATTTAAAATTTGACATAAACAATCGAGTTATTTTGGCCGTTTTCACACCAGAAGACGAAACAAATCGTCCTATGATTTGGCTGACTAATAAGCTGAAGACGACCAATACCGCTAGTGTTGTCCCACGTAAATATTCATAAAGACTGACAGTGGACTAACAAACTGGATACGTTTGAGAGCATGACGACTGGCACTAGGTAGGGCTTGGTTACTGGTTACCTTACCCTTTGCGCCAAAACTCAGTCATgagcaaaagagaagagctctggtgacgagattGCCGACCATATTGGAAACTTCCTATAAACAATCGCTTCCATAGTTAGTTCCAGTTCCGCGCGGTGGTTTTGTCTGTCTTACGTGAATTTAGGTCGGtcttaataaaaaatgacatcgtcgcagttagtgatgtggtagtctggTGGTTAAATGAAGGGGTTGTTAATCACAccttcccaggttcgagtcctgcgagtccagacattatggttcggcttttaaaagaaatatgttcatttcccatgatccctatcaagctttcagtgtccaaaatgaactacttcacttggaagaaattgacaattaagaataatccttcaattgagggagagacttggttgtaTGTTGACAATCGCTTCCATAGCTAGTTACAGTTCCGCGCGGTGGTTAATGAGTCGATTTGTTTTATAACGTGAATTTAGGTCTGACCTAGGGGGAATTGTCCTTCTGGCCACAAATCGTCTTTGAAAAATCGAGTTcctagagaaaaaaaaatcagacgACTAAGTCGGCTAAAAATTTGTTCGTCCCGTTTTCACATCAGACGATTTGTCTGTCTGCTAGCCTGGAAATGGCTATTCAAGAAATTTCGAGAGGAAAGGTGGACGAACATTTAAAATCATTGTTTCATGTAATACGTATATTCGTTATTAGATGCTTCTGAATTAACGATTTAACTTTATTGTCTATGTTTTTAGATTTTCGAAGATAAATACGCACAGCGTGAGGTTCTGTCTTTGCAAGTCCAGTGTACAAACCATGTCGACGGTTGTCAGTGGAGAGGAGATCTGGGGCTGTTAGAGGTATGACAAAAATGTAATCTACaatcaatttctttctttttttcctggTGCGTGAGAGATAAGTGATGGAGAAGTGGTAGGTAATTTTTGAGAAGCATCAACAAATAAGCGCTGTGTtgcaacaattttgtttttcaactaaGACATTAAGAGCCAGGACAACTTACcctaaaagtaaattgaatGGGAAAATGATGGCCACCTTTAACAATAACTGACGAACTCGATGGAGCTGTAATTATGAACGCCCTGTTTTGTTACGTGATGCAAGTGTAAAAATCGAAGAATCGTataaaaaaggaagtgtttgaAGATTTAGTATGTCTTTTGACTAAACCGACAGTACTTTACCTTTGTTTATTCAGGATCATGAGAACAAGTGTCTGTTCACTAAAGTTCAGTGCATGCATCACGGTTGTGGAGTCATGGTGCCAAGAGACGACTTGTCACGACATCTCAAAGAAGACTGCGACTTCAGGGAGCAGAAATGTAACCTGTGCGGGTTGATGACAACTGCCGACCAGCTTAAGGTATAAGGCGTTAAATGATTGGATACATTTTGTATTTCAACAATGATGGAAAGGTTTTATCGTTCTTTCAACCggaaattaattattaatatttttcatttgattttctgTTAGCATCACCAGGAAAATGAATGCCCGGAATACACTGTGGAATGTCCAAATTGTCTTTCCGTTAAACTCGTCCGAAAACAGGTAACGTCACCTTTTGTGCTCAATTAACTCAATAATGGTTTtctaaagggaaaaaaaactccTCAGAGGATATCTTAGGCTCAATGAATGTCAGGAGATGGATAGTTCACTTTGTTTGGGGTGGATCATGATGCTAAGAGTAGACTGTTTGGACTTGCACTTTGTGTGATTTCGACAGAGAGAAGCCTTTGTCAAAACTCGACCTTCccataaatttaaattcttcgaGGAATGTGGGAAAAATTGCACCGTGCTCCTTTGATCGACGCTATCCGCATCTGTCACTGCAGTCCATTATTTGCGCCTTTCAGGGCGCATCGTTTCTCGCTGCCGTCAACCACTGAAGCGTCACGAGTCAACGAGTAATTTCCAGCGTTGCATTTTGATCTATTTCTTAAGAAATAAGCTTCAGAATTCAATTTTTGTGAAAGGCGCTTGCAATTGTAGTGAACTCGAttgtaaactgtttttttctttcctatGGCAGGCGTCCACGGGAAAAAACCCGTGAGTGCCCTGCTGTATGGGAACCATAACCCTCTGCATGATCTTTAGATTACTATTTCGGAACGCTTTACCATTGGGTTTAAGAGACTCGTAGGAGCAGCTTTTTCGATACCAGAAATCTTGATTTGTTACTTTTTCGAACTATCAGCTTGCAAGCCACATGGATCGCATTACCGGAGACTGTGAAGCTGTAGAGGGACCGTGCCCATTTTACGACGTAGGATGTCCCGATGGAAAGGTTAGGCAGTCATTAATAGCTGATTATGCCAATTTAATATCGACGCAAGGAACAAAAGGATCAAATGAATATCGCATTTGGATATTTGGATGATGAACAaagcgtaaaaaaaaaagtaaataacttgGAGTTAGTTTAGCTCTTGGTGATAAGTCGTTCATTTTCTTGTTTACTTCACATTCAACCTTTTGGCTTTTGCAAAACTTGACTGTCCTCTTTGTAGTATGTGTTTCCGATAGGGCTTTGATAGGCGAAGACCGTGAGGAAGTTTATGAATCGTAGAACTCGCTAGCCTCTTTACCGATTGTTTTTCATTGCGAGAATGTGAACAGAAAAACACAAGGATGAGCTGAAATAACTATAACATATATGCGAAGAGGTTTGCTCTGATGACGATTGCTGATAATGACggatgataatgacgatgatgatgataacagtttttttttaatcagctAGTATTTTATTCTCCAGTAAAAGAcgtacaaattaaaataaaaaaagagtaCAAAACAAAGGCAGAGGAACGAAATAAGATATCACATTGAAGACATTACAATTCTAAAGTAAACTAataagattaaagaaaaaaaaaattacaccaaCGGGTTCTGAAACTAAACATTTAATTTCGTCTTGAAAGTGGACTCCATCACGCCCTATGACACCTCCCGTACGTGCTTATAATAATGCAGCTGTACTAAACTCTAGCTGACGATAAGATATACTTACTTTACAATATTcctgtttgcagccaaggaaacgaaaagaaaacaGAGATCACCAAGATAAAGACTGCACTCAGCATCTAAACTTTCTTCTATTATACGTCCAGAACCTGTCAAATTTCCTTCACTCAAGACTCGATGGCATTAAAACCGTCCAGGAAAACTCTGACGTCGTCCAAAACATGGATAAAACCATTCAAAATTTACTGTGCAAGGTAGAGAATATAATCGATGAGCACTTTAAGTTAACATCTGTGGTACGAGGTCAAGGTTCACGGATCAGTAATCTGGAAAAGAGCATTGAACGCTTTTGGATGGACGAAGACCTTGTTCCTGACGGCTTGGTGAATCCTATGCATTGGTCGGACAAAGCGGGAGTCAATGATGTAGTCCGTAGGTTAAACAATAACGATGCAAAAGTGGCTAATCATGAAGTTCTCATGGTTGAGTTAAACTCCATGGTGCAAGATCAGAGCAAAGAAATGAAAAGGTTAGAAATACAATTGAGGAGTGGAAACGAAGAAATTAGGAAACTTCAGCGACGCATGGAAAATTTAGAACACAGTCTCAGTCTCAGGAACGTCGCAGCCACCGCTGACTTAGAAGATAATATTAGACAGCAAGAGAGCACTAGCTTTAATGGAGTCTTTATTTGGAAGATCACTGATTTCGCTAGGCGTCGAAATGAGGCGATTACCGGAAAACAGGTTTCACTTTACAGTCCCTGTTTCTACACAAGTCGCCATGGTTACAAAATGTGCGTGCGCATCTACTTAAACGGTGACGGTGCTGGCAAAGGAACGCACATGTCTTTGTATTTTGTTGTGATGCGCGGTCAATACGATGCGTTACTCCGCTGGCCATTTAGACAGAAGGTTACTTTCATGTTACTTGATCAGGACAACATAGAACACATGATTGATGCGTTTAGACCCGATCCAAGCAGTTCATCTTTCCAGAGACCACAAAGAGAATCAAACATTCCCAGTGGGTGCCCCACCTTTTTCCCTCTCTCTATGATAGGTAACCATGCGTTTGTCCGAGACGACACAATGTTTATCAAAGTGATAGTGGACACCACAGATACATAAAGGTGCAAATGATATTATCGCAGTTTTCCATTTGTGTCGAAAAATGTGTTGCTCCATAAAATGGGGGTTTTTACTACACTTGGCAATTCAGAAAAAAAGATAACGTGTTTCTAGGTCTGGGTGATGCGAAAGAAGAGGTTTATTCCCAACGATAATCAAGAAACTCATTGAGCTAATAAGCATGCATCCAGGGACCGTATGACTCACGAAAGGGCACTGAGTTCAATCAGTGAGGCGCACAATGATATAGAGCTATACGTATAAAGACGATTTCATATTCCTTTGTTGGTTATATACACTGGCCAAACAGTTACATGCTACATGATTTGATCAGTATAACGTGGAACCTACAATTTGTCCTGGATATAGTTTTTAGTGTTTCCCAAACTGCGAGACTGAAACTACCAGTTTGGCTTCACTTGGTGAGAGGCAACTAAACACTGACTTAAAAGCAAGGAGACGTGACGTATGTTAATTAAAGTCATACTTGAAACTATATTTCTGTATCTAATACATAAGGTTGTAATTTGTAATCCAACGGAAAAGGAAGATACTATTTTAGATTGCTTTGTAAAGTGCGTTACTCCTTAGAGTGTGTTATGTTCTACTTGCCTTTTTAAAATTAGGTTCCCCCCGGATTTTTACTTGCCGGACCAGAGAAAATTAAGGTGAAGGAATATGCTATTGATTCTTTTCACTTGTATCGCAATGTATAGCACTAAGACTTGCGGCTGAACGTCATCTTCAACTGCTTGCGACATATCCGATGGTATAAGTGGGCAGATAGA from Montipora capricornis isolate CH-2021 chromosome 2, ASM3666992v2, whole genome shotgun sequence includes the following:
- the LOC138031508 gene encoding TNF receptor-associated factor 2-like — protein: MCGYACVRENGNSFDPKFLCPFCNHVLREPVQTNCGHRYCRACVQELLRSPLSKCLLDNEEIKREEIFEDKYAQREVLSLQVQCTNHVDGCQWRGDLGLLEDHENKCLFTKVQCMHHGCGVMVPRDDLSRHLKEDCDFREQKCNLCGLMTTADQLKHHQENECPEYTVECPNCLSVKLVRKQLASHMDRITGDCEAVEGPCPFYDVGCPDGKPRKRKENRDHQDKDCTQHLNFLLLYVQNLSNFLHSRLDGIKTVQENSDVVQNMDKTIQNLLCKVENIIDEHFKLTSVVRGQGSRISNLEKSIERFWMDEDLVPDGLVNPMHWSDKAGVNDVVRRLNNNDAKVANHEVLMVELNSMVQDQSKEMKRLEIQLRSGNEEIRKLQRRMENLEHSLSLRNVAATADLEDNIRQQESTSFNGVFIWKITDFARRRNEAITGKQVSLYSPCFYTSRHGYKMCVRIYLNGDGAGKGTHMSLYFVVMRGQYDALLRWPFRQKVTFMLLDQDNIEHMIDAFRPDPSSSSFQRPQRESNIPSGCPTFFPLSMIGNHAFVRDDTMFIKVIVDTTDT